Proteins from a single region of Dysosmobacter acutus:
- a CDS encoding AMP-binding protein encodes MSEPAIQAAGQRGKREKKGAEVPRVKAPWLGSYDEEVPATLTYSEKTMVGALEDTARRYGDYIAYDYMGSKCTYRELVEKIHTCARALKAMGIREGDRVTICLPNMPQTLIMFYAVNLVGAVSNMVHPLSAESEIAFYLRDSGSVAAITLDQFYPKFARLRKVVDLPNLIVTGAADELPSAVRAGYYLKEGRKIKPIPARANVLKWRDFLRRGDYIEIYKVDRHAEDSAVILYSGGTTGTTKGILLTNRNFNALGAQIIATNTFFQPGDKMLAIMPMFHGFGLGVSIHSMMWGGGRCILIPRFTPESYAELLKKYQPNLIAGVPSLFEALLRVKQMEGVDLSCLKGVFSGGDSLSVELKKRFDAFLAGHGAAVQVREGYGTTECVTASCLTPMHQAREGSIGLPFPDMFYKIVKAGTEEEVPYGKEGEICIAGPTVMVEYVNHPEETAQTLRTHADGMTWVHTGDLGIMDSDGFVYFRQRIKRMIVTNGYNVYPSQIENVLDGHEYVQMSCVIGVSDPIKIQRVKAFVMLKPGFKPTEACRQAILAHCRKHIAKYAIPTEIEFRAELPKTLVGKVAYRKLEEEELSRRQ; translated from the coding sequence ATGAGTGAACCGGCGATTCAGGCTGCCGGCCAGAGAGGCAAGCGGGAAAAAAAGGGGGCGGAGGTGCCCCGGGTGAAAGCGCCCTGGCTTGGCAGCTACGATGAAGAGGTACCGGCCACGCTGACCTATTCGGAAAAGACCATGGTAGGCGCCCTGGAGGATACCGCCCGCCGCTATGGAGACTATATCGCCTATGATTATATGGGCAGCAAGTGCACTTACCGGGAGCTGGTGGAGAAGATCCACACCTGCGCCCGGGCGCTGAAGGCCATGGGCATCCGGGAGGGCGACCGGGTGACGATCTGCCTGCCCAATATGCCCCAGACGCTGATTATGTTCTATGCGGTGAACTTGGTGGGCGCCGTTTCCAATATGGTCCACCCTCTCTCCGCTGAGAGCGAGATCGCCTTTTACCTCCGGGATTCCGGGAGCGTGGCGGCCATCACGCTGGACCAGTTCTATCCCAAGTTTGCCAGGCTGCGCAAGGTGGTGGACCTGCCCAACCTGATCGTCACCGGCGCGGCGGATGAGCTGCCCTCCGCGGTCCGGGCCGGCTACTATCTGAAGGAGGGGCGGAAGATCAAGCCCATCCCGGCCAGGGCCAACGTTCTCAAGTGGAGAGACTTCCTCCGCCGCGGGGACTATATCGAGATTTACAAGGTGGACCGCCATGCCGAGGACTCGGCGGTGATCCTCTACTCCGGCGGCACCACCGGCACCACCAAGGGCATACTGCTGACCAACCGGAATTTCAACGCCCTGGGGGCACAGATCATCGCCACCAACACCTTTTTCCAGCCCGGCGACAAGATGCTGGCCATCATGCCCATGTTCCATGGGTTCGGCCTCGGCGTGTCCATCCACTCCATGATGTGGGGCGGAGGCCGCTGTATCCTGATTCCCCGGTTCACCCCGGAGTCCTACGCGGAGCTGCTGAAGAAATACCAGCCCAACCTCATTGCCGGCGTGCCCTCTCTTTTCGAGGCGCTGCTGCGGGTGAAGCAGATGGAGGGTGTGGATTTGAGCTGCCTGAAAGGCGTGTTCTCCGGCGGCGACTCCTTGTCTGTGGAACTGAAAAAGCGCTTTGACGCCTTTTTGGCCGGGCACGGCGCGGCTGTCCAGGTCCGGGAGGGCTACGGCACCACCGAATGCGTCACCGCAAGCTGCCTCACGCCCATGCACCAGGCCCGGGAGGGGTCCATCGGCCTGCCCTTCCCCGACATGTTCTATAAGATCGTGAAGGCTGGGACGGAAGAGGAGGTGCCCTACGGCAAGGAGGGCGAGATCTGCATCGCCGGCCCAACGGTGATGGTGGAGTATGTGAACCATCCGGAGGAGACGGCCCAGACGCTGCGCACCCACGCCGACGGCATGACCTGGGTCCACACCGGCGATCTGGGAATCATGGATTCCGACGGATTTGTCTACTTCCGCCAGCGCATTAAGCGCATGATCGTCACCAACGGTTACAACGTCTATCCCTCCCAGATTGAAAACGTCTTAGATGGGCATGAGTACGTCCAGATGAGCTGCGTCATCGGCGTGAGCGACCCCATCAAGATCCAGCGGGTCAAGGCCTTTGTGATGCTCAAGCCGGGCTTCAAGCCTACTGAGGCCTGCCGCCAGGCCATTTTGGCTCACTGCCGCAAGCACATCGCCAAATACGCCATTCCCACGGAGATCGAGTTCCGGGCAGAGCTGCCCAAGACCCTGGTGGGCAAGGTGGCCTATCGGAAGCTGGAGGAAGAGGAGCTAAGCCGCCGGCAGTAG
- a CDS encoding 2-oxo acid dehydrogenase subunit E2 produces MEKNKVRWGDRRDGVWLRDLDPLHVFTPYLMPNRADNEAFIEELIDLTEVNAFIEKKNLEDPEFKYTFFHVILAALVKTITLRPRMNRFISGNRMYQRNELTAAFVMKKQFSDTAKESLLFIKFEEDDTVTDVHNRIKKEVLAYRNEESVDNSTAGMDFLGRLPRPLLRFVIRMLYWLEYHGRAPLSLVKTDPDYATIFISNLGSIRLNAAYHHLNNWGTNSFFVTIGEKRLHPFFESDGHVEMRDALKVGITLDERIADGYYYSRTIKLFKHLLQHPELLERPAKEEVDYE; encoded by the coding sequence GTGGAGAAGAACAAAGTGCGCTGGGGTGATCGCCGGGACGGCGTCTGGCTGCGGGACCTGGACCCGCTCCATGTGTTTACCCCTTATCTGATGCCCAACCGGGCGGACAACGAGGCGTTTATCGAGGAGCTTATCGACCTGACGGAAGTCAATGCCTTTATAGAAAAGAAGAACCTGGAGGACCCGGAGTTCAAATATACCTTTTTTCATGTGATCCTGGCGGCGCTGGTGAAGACAATTACCCTGCGCCCCAGGATGAACCGATTCATCTCCGGCAACCGCATGTATCAGCGCAACGAGCTGACGGCCGCCTTTGTGATGAAAAAGCAGTTCTCCGACACGGCAAAGGAGTCACTGCTGTTCATCAAGTTCGAGGAGGACGACACCGTGACCGATGTACATAACCGGATCAAGAAGGAGGTTTTGGCTTATCGGAACGAGGAGTCGGTGGACAACTCCACCGCCGGCATGGATTTTTTGGGCAGGCTGCCCCGGCCCCTGCTGCGCTTTGTGATCCGGATGCTCTACTGGCTGGAGTACCACGGTCGGGCGCCGCTGAGCCTGGTGAAGACGGACCCGGACTACGCCACCATTTTTATTTCCAACCTGGGGTCCATCAGGCTCAATGCCGCCTATCACCATCTGAACAACTGGGGGACAAACTCCTTTTTTGTCACCATCGGGGAAAAGCGCCTTCACCCCTTTTTTGAATCCGACGGACATGTGGAGATGCGGGACGCCCTGAAGGTGGGGATTACCTTGGATGAGCGCATTGCCGACGGGTATTACTATTCCAGAACCATCAAACTGTTCAAACATCTGCTTCAGCACCCGGAGCTGCTGGAGCGACCTGCAAAGGAGGAAGTAGACTATGAGTGA
- a CDS encoding glycerophosphodiester phosphodiesterase family protein: MKELFWVAATAVVVLLLLEFLLQGRRGHPQWKLLRKFRYAHRGYHQKPEIPENSMAAFRRAVEHGFGAELDVHLTRDRRLAVIHDSSLKRTCGVEADVEDLTAEQLKGYRLEGTEERIPLLEEVLPLFEGKAPLIVELKSARGNWNEIARLTCETLERFHVVCCVESFDPRCLLWLRENRPLVVRGQLSQDFMKSPSGLSTMHRVALSCLLYNFRTRPDFVSYRFEDRRNWAVRLCCRSRGVQEINWTIRSLADQRAAEREGHLVIFESYDASADGKGARG; the protein is encoded by the coding sequence GTGAAAGAGCTGTTCTGGGTTGCGGCCACTGCGGTGGTTGTTTTGCTGCTGCTGGAATTTTTGCTTCAGGGAAGACGGGGGCATCCTCAGTGGAAGCTGCTGCGGAAGTTCCGCTACGCCCACCGGGGGTATCATCAAAAGCCTGAGATTCCCGAAAACTCCATGGCGGCCTTCCGGCGGGCGGTGGAGCACGGCTTCGGAGCCGAGCTGGACGTGCACCTGACCCGAGACAGGCGCCTGGCGGTGATCCACGACTCCTCCCTGAAGCGGACCTGCGGCGTGGAGGCGGATGTGGAGGACCTGACGGCGGAGCAGCTCAAAGGCTACCGGCTGGAGGGAACGGAGGAGCGAATCCCCCTGTTAGAGGAGGTGCTGCCCCTTTTTGAGGGAAAGGCGCCGTTGATCGTGGAGCTCAAAAGCGCCCGGGGCAACTGGAACGAGATAGCGCGGCTGACCTGCGAGACGCTGGAGCGGTTCCATGTGGTCTGCTGCGTTGAGAGCTTTGACCCCAGGTGCCTTTTGTGGCTGAGGGAGAACCGGCCGCTGGTGGTCCGGGGCCAGCTATCTCAGGATTTCATGAAATCCCCTTCGGGCCTGAGCACGATGCACCGCGTCGCACTGAGCTGCCTTCTGTACAATTTTCGGACGCGCCCCGATTTTGTGTCCTACCGGTTTGAGGACCGCAGGAACTGGGCGGTCCGGCTGTGCTGCCGCAGCCGGGGCGTGCAGGAGATCAACTGGACCATCCGCTCTTTGGCGGATCAGCGAGCGGCGGAGCGGGAGGGACACCTGGTTATTTTTGAATCATATGACGCCTCGGCGGATGGGAAAGGAGCGCGCGGTTGA
- a CDS encoding MFS transporter, with protein sequence MKLNGKRTVLVGFAFLSICAFWQMYNNVIPLILTNTFRMNEMWSGIIMAADNVLALFLLPLFGALSDRSRFAMGRRRPFLLFGTGAAVALMLLLPVLDNSYSAAPAPWKTAAFIAVLASLLVAMGTYRSPAVALMPDVTPKPLRSKGNAVINLMGALGGILYLLVASALYRGDAEADHVDYLPLFAVVAGVMVVSVAIVTLFVDERRIGREMARWEAEHPEQGQESQARTGQALPKEVKRSLGFLLCSIALWFTGYNAIETWFTTYANREWGMSLGDASVCLTVATAGAIVAYLPIGALASRVGRKRTILMGAVLLACCFFAGFLYTLAYGRFSPVLYGLFALVGLAWAAINVNSLPMVVEMCSGGDIGRFTGYYYTFSMAAQTITPIAAGWLLRNVGYTALFPYAAAFVAGSVVTMLFVRHGDSRAEVKRGLEAFDAGD encoded by the coding sequence ATGAAGCTGAACGGAAAACGCACGGTTTTGGTGGGCTTTGCCTTCCTCTCCATCTGTGCCTTCTGGCAGATGTACAACAACGTGATCCCCCTGATCCTGACCAACACCTTCCGCATGAACGAAATGTGGTCCGGAATCATCATGGCGGCGGACAATGTGCTTGCCCTGTTCCTGTTGCCGCTTTTCGGAGCTCTTTCCGACCGCAGCCGTTTTGCCATGGGCCGGCGCAGGCCCTTCCTGCTCTTCGGCACTGGTGCCGCGGTGGCGCTGATGCTGCTTTTACCGGTATTGGACAACAGCTACAGCGCCGCGCCGGCGCCCTGGAAAACCGCTGCCTTCATCGCCGTTCTGGCATCGCTGCTGGTGGCCATGGGCACCTACCGCTCCCCGGCCGTGGCCCTGATGCCGGACGTGACGCCAAAGCCCCTGCGCTCCAAGGGAAACGCGGTCATCAACCTTATGGGCGCCCTGGGCGGCATCCTCTATCTGTTGGTGGCCTCGGCGCTGTACCGGGGTGACGCGGAGGCGGACCATGTGGACTATCTGCCGCTTTTTGCGGTGGTGGCCGGGGTGATGGTGGTCTCCGTGGCGATTGTGACGCTCTTTGTGGATGAGCGGCGCATTGGCCGGGAGATGGCCCGGTGGGAGGCGGAGCACCCGGAACAGGGCCAGGAAAGCCAGGCAAGAACGGGGCAGGCCCTCCCAAAAGAAGTGAAACGGAGCCTCGGGTTTCTCCTCTGCTCCATTGCCCTCTGGTTTACCGGCTACAACGCCATTGAGACCTGGTTTACCACCTATGCCAACAGGGAGTGGGGAATGAGTCTGGGCGACGCTTCGGTGTGCCTGACCGTGGCCACCGCCGGGGCCATTGTCGCCTACCTGCCCATCGGCGCGCTGGCCTCCCGTGTCGGGCGGAAGAGGACCATCCTGATGGGCGCCGTGCTGCTGGCGTGCTGCTTTTTCGCGGGCTTTCTCTACACCCTGGCCTATGGCCGCTTCTCTCCGGTCCTCTATGGCCTTTTTGCGCTGGTGGGCCTCGCCTGGGCGGCGATCAACGTCAACTCCCTGCCCATGGTGGTGGAGATGTGTTCCGGCGGCGACATCGGCAGGTTCACCGGGTATTACTACACCTTTTCCATGGCGGCCCAAACCATCACGCCCATCGCGGCGGGATGGCTGCTGCGGAATGTGGGATATACGGCGCTCTTTCCCTATGCCGCGGCGTTTGTGGCCGGCAGTGTTGTCACCATGCTGTTTGTGCGCCACGGCGACTCCCGGGCGGAGGTGAAGCGGGGGCTGGAAGCCTTTGATGCCGGGGACTGA
- a CDS encoding HAD-IIA family hydrolase translates to MDLSQKKLFLLDMDGTLYLDERLFDGAREFLDCVRFMGGRYLFLTNNSSRGVEAYVEKMARMGVDASPEDFLTSVDASIAYLHRQRKERSLLYVFGTESFRAQLRQAGFRVAGSRSDEVDTLLCGFDTELTFQKLEDACILLNRGVDYIATNPDWVCPTWYGSVPDCGSVCEMLRRATGRSPKVIGKPQPEMALLAMERTGYTPEQTLLIGDRIYTDIACGLNAGVDAALVLSGESTLKTVEQSEIRPTAIYEDIREIWGKLRDGR, encoded by the coding sequence ATGGACCTGTCCCAAAAGAAACTGTTCCTGCTGGATATGGACGGCACACTGTATTTGGATGAGCGCCTTTTTGACGGCGCCCGGGAGTTTTTGGATTGCGTTCGGTTCATGGGGGGAAGGTATCTCTTTTTGACCAACAACTCCTCACGGGGGGTGGAGGCCTATGTGGAGAAAATGGCGCGGATGGGCGTGGACGCGTCGCCGGAGGATTTCCTCACCTCGGTGGACGCATCCATTGCCTACCTGCACCGCCAGAGGAAGGAACGGAGCCTGCTTTATGTCTTTGGGACGGAGTCGTTCCGCGCTCAGCTGCGTCAGGCGGGCTTCCGGGTGGCAGGATCGCGCAGCGATGAGGTGGACACGCTGCTGTGCGGCTTTGACACGGAGCTGACCTTTCAAAAGCTGGAGGACGCCTGCATTTTGCTGAACCGGGGAGTGGATTACATCGCCACCAACCCTGACTGGGTCTGCCCCACCTGGTACGGCTCCGTGCCGGACTGCGGCAGCGTCTGCGAGATGCTCCGCCGGGCCACCGGCCGCAGTCCAAAGGTCATCGGCAAGCCGCAGCCGGAGATGGCCCTGCTGGCCATGGAGCGGACCGGGTACACACCGGAGCAGACGCTGCTCATCGGCGACCGGATTTACACCGATATCGCATGCGGGCTAAATGCCGGCGTGGACGCGGCCCTGGTGCTCTCCGGCGAGTCCACCCTAAAGACCGTGGAGCAGTCGGAGATACGGCCCACGGCCATTTATGAGGACATCCGGGAGATTTGGGGAAAGCTGAGGGACGGTCGATGA
- a CDS encoding YrvL family regulatory protein: protein MGVPLKMLIKGLLNALLLLHKISTNRARIAFLVLDTTAALIAMMMADSCMGSVSATAISILTISILMACICASDIKEKPIERAYSFALGFQAVSSELQNQGKRKRSEPACQQGPFMVC, encoded by the coding sequence TTGGGGGTTCCCCTGAAAATGCTGATAAAAGGATTGCTGAATGCACTTTTGCTTTTACACAAAATAAGCACCAACCGTGCAAGAATCGCATTTCTGGTGCTGGATACAACAGCCGCCCTGATTGCAATGATGATGGCCGACTCCTGTATGGGCAGTGTTTCGGCAACTGCCATATCAATTTTGACGATTTCAATTTTAATGGCATGTATTTGTGCCAGTGATATTAAAGAAAAGCCAATCGAACGGGCATACTCATTTGCTCTGGGTTTCCAGGCAGTCTCCTCTGAATTGCAAAACCAGGGTAAAAGGAAGCGGAGTGAGCCCGCTTGCCAGCAAGGGCCCTTTATGGTATGCTGA
- a CDS encoding aldehyde dehydrogenase, producing MALQTRTYYEKIARELRFPSKALIDGKFVDSVSGKRFTTVNPANGQALAEITSCGVEDVLAAETAARKAFEDGRWAQMSPQERKSILLRFSQLLLDHADELSVMESLDSGKPISDTVQGDVPDTAMTFAWYAEAIDKLEDSITATDAEHVSLVVREPLGVVGAILPWNFPMQMASWKLAPILATGNSVIVKPAKLTSLTMLRMAELAMEAGLPDGVLNVLPGSGNVIGTALGTHPWLEALTFTGSTAVGKQLLELSGRTNAKRILLEMGGKNPCIVMPDVKDLDYAAAQAVNAVFWNMGENCTSNSRLLVHRSIKDAFLEKVIAAAKEWKTGEPLNPDVQLGALVERSHMEQVLRYIKIGKAEGAKLVYGGRQLFAESGGNFVEPAVFDDVTPDMTITRKEIFGPVLAVMTFETEEEAIRLANDTEYGLQASLFTDNIKTAHRMARALRSGTVSVNCYSEGDIGTPFGGFKQSGFFSRDKSLWAARQYTELKTIWMQI from the coding sequence ATGGCATTGCAAACAAGAACTTATTATGAAAAGATTGCGAGGGAACTGCGGTTCCCCAGCAAGGCGTTGATCGACGGAAAGTTTGTGGACTCAGTGAGCGGCAAACGCTTTACCACGGTAAATCCTGCTAATGGTCAGGCCCTTGCAGAGATCACCAGTTGCGGTGTGGAAGATGTGCTTGCAGCGGAAACCGCCGCCCGAAAGGCGTTTGAAGATGGCCGCTGGGCCCAAATGTCTCCCCAGGAGCGCAAAAGCATTCTGCTGCGCTTCTCACAACTACTGTTGGATCACGCCGACGAACTGTCGGTTATGGAATCTCTGGACAGCGGCAAGCCTATCTCCGACACGGTACAGGGTGATGTACCCGACACCGCCATGACCTTTGCCTGGTATGCCGAGGCCATCGATAAGCTGGAGGACTCTATCACTGCTACGGATGCTGAACATGTGAGTTTGGTGGTGCGGGAGCCTTTGGGCGTAGTGGGCGCCATTTTACCTTGGAACTTCCCCATGCAGATGGCATCTTGGAAGTTGGCGCCTATTCTGGCTACTGGTAATAGTGTTATTGTCAAGCCCGCAAAGCTAACTTCTCTCACTATGCTGCGGATGGCAGAACTGGCTATGGAGGCCGGCTTACCCGATGGTGTGCTCAATGTACTGCCTGGAAGCGGCAATGTGATCGGCACCGCCTTGGGAACCCATCCATGGCTGGAGGCTTTGACCTTTACCGGCTCCACCGCCGTGGGCAAGCAACTATTAGAGCTCTCTGGCCGAACCAATGCTAAGCGTATTTTGCTGGAAATGGGCGGGAAGAATCCCTGCATTGTTATGCCGGACGTTAAAGATCTGGACTATGCTGCTGCACAGGCGGTCAACGCCGTGTTCTGGAATATGGGCGAAAATTGCACCTCTAACTCCCGTCTGTTGGTACATAGGAGTATTAAGGACGCTTTTCTGGAAAAGGTGATTGCAGCTGCCAAGGAGTGGAAGACCGGAGAACCTTTGAATCCTGATGTGCAATTGGGTGCCTTGGTGGAGCGATCTCATATGGAACAGGTACTGCGCTACATTAAAATCGGTAAAGCTGAGGGGGCTAAGTTGGTTTACGGTGGCCGGCAGCTCTTTGCCGAGAGCGGCGGCAACTTTGTGGAGCCCGCTGTTTTTGATGATGTTACGCCTGATATGACTATTACTCGGAAGGAGATATTTGGGCCGGTACTGGCAGTAATGACATTCGAGACAGAAGAAGAAGCTATCCGCTTGGCCAACGACACGGAATATGGTCTCCAGGCTTCTCTATTCACCGATAACATAAAGACCGCCCACCGTATGGCTCGGGCGCTGAGAAGTGGCACGGTTTCTGTCAATTGTTACTCTGAAGGTGACATCGGCACGCCCTTCGGCGGCTTTAAACAGTCTGGTTTTTTCAGTCGTGACAAGTCTCTGTGGGCTGCCCGTCAATATACAGAGCTTAAGACTATCTGGATGCAGATTTAA
- a CDS encoding dihydrodipicolinate synthase family protein: MYAVTVTPFKEDGSFDFERTKGHLDWLIEQGLQGICLLGATGEYQSITLEEHKTFVREIVPYIRDRVSVIVGATREQADDVIELVNNIKLCGADAAMILPSPYCHPAQDEVVEHYRYIMERTEFPIMIYNNPGSCGISFERETFRKLMALPYTAMVKESSGSIQVLRDVIEDAPENVSIFCGCDNLAFESFADGACGMICMLANVAPKCCVELFDAVYNQHDIAKGWEIYRKILPGLNALESFPKPIQALKYLVTRKTGNGGFCRRPRLELTLEEKAYVEDLMKADQLY, translated from the coding sequence ATGTATGCAGTTACAGTGACGCCTTTCAAAGAAGACGGTTCTTTTGATTTTGAAAGGACGAAGGGGCACTTGGATTGGCTCATCGAACAAGGGCTGCAGGGTATCTGCCTGCTGGGTGCTACGGGAGAGTACCAGAGTATCACCCTTGAGGAACATAAGACCTTTGTGAGGGAGATCGTACCCTACATTAGGGATCGGGTTTCCGTGATCGTGGGTGCTACCCGGGAACAGGCAGACGACGTAATCGAACTGGTCAACAACATCAAGCTCTGCGGTGCCGACGCCGCTATGATTCTGCCCTCTCCTTACTGTCATCCCGCCCAGGATGAGGTAGTAGAGCATTACCGTTACATCATGGAGAGAACCGAGTTCCCCATCATGATTTACAACAACCCTGGCAGCTGTGGCATTAGCTTCGAGCGGGAGACTTTCCGTAAGCTGATGGCCTTACCCTATACTGCTATGGTAAAGGAATCCAGCGGCTCCATACAGGTGCTGCGGGACGTGATAGAGGACGCCCCAGAGAACGTCAGCATCTTCTGCGGCTGTGACAATCTGGCCTTTGAGAGTTTCGCAGACGGTGCATGCGGCATGATCTGCATGTTGGCCAACGTGGCCCCTAAGTGTTGTGTAGAACTCTTTGACGCGGTTTACAATCAGCACGATATAGCTAAGGGTTGGGAGATATACCGTAAGATTTTGCCGGGCCTCAATGCTCTGGAGAGTTTCCCCAAACCGATACAGGCCCTGAAGTATTTGGTGACCCGGAAAACTGGAAACGGAGGTTTTTGCAGACGCCCCCGGCTGGAACTTACCCTGGAAGAGAAAGCATATGTGGAAGATCTGATGAAGGCGGATCAACTGTATTAA
- a CDS encoding FCD domain-containing protein, which produces MRKIKTVTFLKEIHAINSPVGANYLSSRLEIPPATVGRQLKKLEDDGYLVGVGNKGRVLTPKGKSFLNELEFFEVQKNAAQNLIDCASSSSVKRICDVLQIRLLLETYTSTMACKNATDEQLEQLEVLSMEHLLELKRGGTGAQQDLSIHLAIAEFSKNEVAYQILKILLADNNVYYALNTISSSLKRTEITQHDEIVNAIRLRDSEAADRAMRTHLGKILENVNDYQELNSSHSK; this is translated from the coding sequence ATGAGAAAAATAAAAACTGTTACATTTCTTAAAGAAATCCACGCAATCAATTCCCCCGTAGGTGCAAACTATTTAAGCAGCCGACTTGAGATTCCCCCTGCTACTGTCGGCCGGCAATTGAAGAAACTGGAAGATGATGGTTATCTGGTAGGAGTTGGAAATAAAGGACGCGTTCTGACTCCAAAAGGGAAAAGTTTTCTTAACGAGTTGGAGTTTTTTGAAGTCCAGAAAAATGCGGCACAAAACCTGATTGATTGTGCTTCCAGTTCATCGGTCAAGCGCATCTGCGATGTACTGCAAATTCGACTGTTGCTTGAAACCTATACTTCTACTATGGCTTGCAAAAATGCCACAGATGAGCAGTTGGAGCAACTGGAAGTTCTCTCCATGGAGCATCTGCTGGAATTAAAGCGAGGTGGTACTGGCGCTCAGCAAGACCTTTCTATTCATCTTGCTATAGCAGAATTTTCAAAAAATGAAGTTGCCTATCAGATTTTAAAAATTCTATTGGCTGACAACAACGTATACTATGCTTTGAATACGATTTCTTCTTCTTTAAAGCGCACAGAAATCACCCAACATGACGAAATTGTCAATGCAATTCGCCTCAGAGATTCCGAAGCAGCTGACCGGGCCATGCGGACCCACTTGGGAAAAATTCTTGAGAACGTCAATGACTACCAAGAGCTTAATTCGTCTCATAGCAAATGA